Within the Pseudomonas mendocina genome, the region CCTCCAGCGTGTACAGCTTGTCCATCACCGCGTCAGGCGGATAGACGGTCGGATCTGCCTTGAGCGCAGGATCGACCAGGCTGTCGGCCTTCAGGTTGCCGTTGGCGTAGTTCACATGGTTACTGATACCCGCCATCACCTCTGGCTGCAGCAGGTAGTTCATGAAGGCGTAGGCCCCCTCCTCGTTGCCGGCATCGGTCGGCATGGCCACCATGTCGAACCAGATCGGCGCGCCCTCTTTCGGGATCTCGTACTGAATCTTCACACCATTGCCGGCCTCGGCAGCACGCGCGCCAGCCTGCATGATGTCGCCGGAGAAGCCGACCGCCATGCAGATCTCGCCATTGGCCAGATCGCCAACGTATTTGGAGGAGTGGAAGTAGCGCACGTTCTTGCGCATCTCCATCAGCAGCGCTTCGGCGCGCTTGTAGTCCTCGGGGTTCTTGCTGTGGTGCGGCAGCCCCAGATGATGCAGGGCAATCGGCAGCATTTCCGGGCCATTGTCGAGGATCGCGACGCCACACTCATTGAGCTTGGCCAGCTTGGCTGGGTCGAACAGTACGTCCCAGCTGTCCATCTTCACGTCGTTACCCAGCACCGCGCGCACCTTGTCGACGTTGTAGCCAATCCCGGTACTGCCCCAGAGATAAGGGAAGCCATGCTCGTTGCCCGGGTCGTTCACCTCCAGCGCCTTCATAAGCACTGGGTTGAGGTTGTTCCAGTTCGGTAGCTTGCTGCGATCGAGCTTCTTCAGCGCACCACCCTGAATCTGCCGGGCCATGAAGTGGTTGGAAGGGAACACCACGTCGTAGCCGGAGCGCCCGGCCATGAGCTTGGCGTCCAGGGTCTCGTTGCTGTCATAGACGTCGTAATGGGTGCCCAGGCCGCTGCTCTTTTCAAACTGCTTGAGGGTGTCCGGGGCGATGTAGTCGGTCCAGTTGTAGATGCGCACGCTGTCAGCGGCATGGGCGGTGCCGGCCAGGATCAGGCACGGCAGGAGTTTCTTCAGCATGGAATACCTCGTCGATGGTCTTGTTGTTCTAGGCAGTCACTGAAAAGGTGCTGGTCAGAAGATCAGCACATAGGTCTTGCGCACCGTTTCTTGTATGTCCCAGATGCCGACCGTATTGGCCGGCATCATCAGCGCGTCGCCCGCGCGGATCTCGATAGGCTCGCCACCGTCAGGCGTGAAGGTGCAGCACCCAGCCACGAAGTGACAGAACTCCTGCTGCACGATCTGCCGGCGCCAACGTCCTGGGGTGCACTCCCAGACACCGGTCTCGACGCCGTCACTGCGCTCGACACTGGTGGTCGAGGCGACCGCCACCGGCTCGCCCAGCGGAACGGCGACAGGATTGGACGTATCCAGGACGACGTTGGGGGTGTCACGAAAATGGGTAATGTTCATGGGGACTCCAGATAAAAGAGACGGCTGGCATTCGCTCAGCCCATCAGGCTTTCCATACGCGCAGCCACCGCCTGCGCCAGACGCCGCCGCCAGGCTGGGCTGCGCGGGTTGGCGAGGACTTCGTCCTCGTGAACGAAACTGCGGATGATCGCGTTGTAACCGAGCCAGCGGCAGGGCTCGGGCTCCCAGCGAGGCAAACGGGAAATCGGGCTGTCACTCAGCACCCAGGGCTGGCGTAGCAGTTCGCTGTCGCGCCCCAGAATCAGGTCAGCCAGGGTGCGTCCGCCCAGGTTGCTGGCACCTACACCCTCGCCGCCGTAGCCGCCAGACAACGCGATGCGGTTGCGTGAGTCACGCAGCATGTGCGGCTGGAAGCGCCGCGCCATGCCCAGATTGCCGCCCCAGGAGTGGCTGAAGCGCACGTTGCGTAGTTGCGGGAAGATTTCCCCCATCAAATAGCGGCGCAGGCCCAGTTCTTCTTCGGTGAGGTTGAAATCGCTGCGCAGACGTCCACCAAAGCGATAACCGCCGCGTGCGCCGAAGATCAGACGATCATCGAGGCTGCGCTGGCCATAGGTCACTTGGCGGCTGAATTCGCTGAACGCCTGCCCGCGCTCCAGGCCGATACCGGCCCAGACGTCCCCCGGTAGTGGCTCGGTGGCCACGATCAGACTCTGCACCGGCAACTGATGATTACCCAGCGGCGACAAGGTGGCCGCGTAACCCTCGATGGCCGGCACCACCCAGTCAGCCGTGACACGAGCCTGTGCCGTGCGTACCTGGCCTGGCTGCCAGTCGATCACCGGGCTGCGCTCGTAGAGCTCGACGCCCATGTCTTCGACGCAACGCGCCAGGCCCCGGACCAGTTTGGCGGGCTGAATGGTCGCGCAATGCGGGCTGTACAGCGCACCGTAGGCATTGGCCAGGCGCAGCTGCGTAGCCAGTTCGCTCGGCGGCAGCCAGCGGTAGTCGTCCTCGCTCAGGCCCAGTGCACGCAGTTCCTTGAGATAGTCCCGTAGCCGCAACTCCTGCTCCGGATAACGCGCTGCGCAATACAACACCCCACCCTTGCGCAGGTCGCAGTCGATCCCCTCACGGGCGACGACCTCAGCCACTTCATCGGGAATGGCGTGCAGCAGTTCGAACGAGGCCTTGCGGAAGGTCGCCGGCAAGCCGGCCAGCAACCGGTCTTCGCCTAGCAGGTTGCCCATCAGCCAGCCACCATTGCGACCGGAAGCACCGAAGCCGGCGGTCTCGGCCTCCACGATCACCACCCGCAGCTGCGGCGCCTGGCGCTTGAGGTAATAGGCCGTCCACAAGCCGGTATAGCCGGCGCCGATGATGGTCACGTCCGCCTGAATATCGTGCTGCAGGCCAGGCCGCGCCTGCAGTGGATCATCGAGCTGATCCATCCACAAGCTGATGTTGCGCCAGTTCATCCACGCCTCCGTCATCGTTTGATGACGCAAGGCTAGTAGTGGCGATCAGGCGCTGTCTTGCGTGCGTGCCCGCGAGGAAATTTCCTTGAGATAGGATTTCGGCGACAACCCGGTGTGGCGCTTGAAGCAGCTATAGAACGCCGACAAGGAATTGAAACCCGAGGCAAAGGCCAGCTCGTCGATGCGTTTCAGGTCACTGCCGGCCTGCAGGGCGTCGAGCAGGTACTGCAACCGCGCGCGGTTGACGTAGCGATAGAAGCTTTCGCCAAGCACCTGGTTGAGCAGGTGGGAAATCTGGTTGCGGCTGTAGCCAGTGGCGGTCGCGACTTGCTGCAGGTCTAGCTCCGGGTCGAGAAAAGGCTGGCTGCGCTGGAAATAATCCTGAAGATCCTGCGCCAGTTGCCCGAGCTGACGCGTCGACAACCCCAGGCGACTGATCGCCGGGCGTGAAGTAGCGGTTGCGCCAGCGCCACGAATCTCGTGCACCAGGGTGGCGTACTCGTTGATACGCCAGATCAGCCCGTCACGCACGGTGATGGCCTCGCCGGTGCGAAACGACACCAGCCCTTCCCCGCCCTGCAGGCTGGTGCGGTACTGGATGAAGGCGGTATGGCCATCGATGCGAATACGATCGACGTGCTCCAGCAACTCGCCTGGGCGGCGCGGCAGGTTGGCTTCGACGTACTCGCGCAACTCAGCCAGGCGCATGCAACGTTGCTGATAGAAATCGTTGTATTCGATATCGGGGTGATACAGCGCCAGCACCGCTTCGAGGTCGCGATGCTTCCAGCTCAGGTGGTAGCGCAAGATGGTTTCGCGGGTGCGCTCGGTCTGCGCGGCATCGTCGGCAAAAAGGTCGTCAGGCATGGCAAGCATCGTTGGTCAGGCACGGGCAGATTGCCTGATTCGCCGAAGCCGGCCTAGCCCCTCGTGCCGCCTCGCCGGTTGCGGACTATGCTTGCAGGACTGAAGGAGAGACCGACCATGACTGATCAGGACAAAGACCCCCAGGCCCCTCTGACGCTGCGCGAGATGCTACAGAGCGTGCTGGCAGCGGCGCTGGGGGTGCAAAGCGGCAAGAACCGCAGTCGCGACTTCAGCCGCGGCAAGCCCACTCACTTCATTCTGCTCGGGGTACTGTTCACTGCCCTGTTCGTGGTCGTGCTGCTGGGCGCGGTGAAACTGATCCTGCACCTGGCGACCGGCTGAATCAGTCCAGCAGCGATGCGATCGAACAGTCGTAGCCTTGCGGTTGTGGCTGCGAGGCAGCGCTGAACTGGCGGAAGTCCATTTCCAGATCCGCCTGGCCAAGACGCATGAGCAACTGCTGCGATTGCCGGCCATCGACCGTACGCAACAATCGCGCAATCTGGTCCTTGCCGCCTCGCTCGATGAAGTCCAGGCCGCGTGCGTGATCACCAAGCATCACCATCGCGCAAGCCCCCAGGAGAAAATGCCCGCTCACCAGGACCTCGATCTGCCCGTCCATTCGCGCTTGCAGCACACGGGCCGAGTTGTTCACGGCGGAATAGTGCAACTTTCGATTCTGTTCGGCAGCCGCCTGCATGACACCGAACGCCATGGCGTCGTTGGCGGACCAGACCAGGCTGACCTCCGGGTAGCGTGGCAACAGACTAACGGCCTGCTCATAGGCGCGCTGTTCCAGCC harbors:
- a CDS encoding NAD(P)/FAD-dependent oxidoreductase; translated protein: MNWRNISLWMDQLDDPLQARPGLQHDIQADVTIIGAGYTGLWTAYYLKRQAPQLRVVIVEAETAGFGASGRNGGWLMGNLLGEDRLLAGLPATFRKASFELLHAIPDEVAEVVAREGIDCDLRKGGVLYCAARYPEQELRLRDYLKELRALGLSEDDYRWLPPSELATQLRLANAYGALYSPHCATIQPAKLVRGLARCVEDMGVELYERSPVIDWQPGQVRTAQARVTADWVVPAIEGYAATLSPLGNHQLPVQSLIVATEPLPGDVWAGIGLERGQAFSEFSRQVTYGQRSLDDRLIFGARGGYRFGGRLRSDFNLTEEELGLRRYLMGEIFPQLRNVRFSHSWGGNLGMARRFQPHMLRDSRNRIALSGGYGGEGVGASNLGGRTLADLILGRDSELLRQPWVLSDSPISRLPRWEPEPCRWLGYNAIIRSFVHEDEVLANPRSPAWRRRLAQAVAARMESLMG
- a CDS encoding AraC family transcriptional regulator is translated as MPDDLFADDAAQTERTRETILRYHLSWKHRDLEAVLALYHPDIEYNDFYQQRCMRLAELREYVEANLPRRPGELLEHVDRIRIDGHTAFIQYRTSLQGGEGLVSFRTGEAITVRDGLIWRINEYATLVHEIRGAGATATSRPAISRLGLSTRQLGQLAQDLQDYFQRSQPFLDPELDLQQVATATGYSRNQISHLLNQVLGESFYRYVNRARLQYLLDALQAGSDLKRIDELAFASGFNSLSAFYSCFKRHTGLSPKSYLKEISSRARTQDSA
- a CDS encoding cupin domain-containing protein → MNITHFRDTPNVVLDTSNPVAVPLGEPVAVASTTSVERSDGVETGVWECTPGRWRRQIVQQEFCHFVAGCCTFTPDGGEPIEIRAGDALMMPANTVGIWDIQETVRKTYVLIF
- a CDS encoding polyamine ABC transporter substrate-binding protein, with protein sequence MLKKLLPCLILAGTAHAADSVRIYNWTDYIAPDTLKQFEKSSGLGTHYDVYDSNETLDAKLMAGRSGYDVVFPSNHFMARQIQGGALKKLDRSKLPNWNNLNPVLMKALEVNDPGNEHGFPYLWGSTGIGYNVDKVRAVLGNDVKMDSWDVLFDPAKLAKLNECGVAILDNGPEMLPIALHHLGLPHHSKNPEDYKRAEALLMEMRKNVRYFHSSKYVGDLANGEICMAVGFSGDIMQAGARAAEAGNGVKIQYEIPKEGAPIWFDMVAMPTDAGNEEGAYAFMNYLLQPEVMAGISNHVNYANGNLKADSLVDPALKADPTVYPPDAVMDKLYTLEAMPLKIDRVRTRIWSKVKSGV
- a CDS encoding DUF2970 domain-containing protein, giving the protein MTDQDKDPQAPLTLREMLQSVLAAALGVQSGKNRSRDFSRGKPTHFILLGVLFTALFVVVLLGAVKLILHLATG